The sequence AAAACGTCAAAAAGTCCCTACATAGAATAAATCTGAACAAACtctttcatgtttgttcatgttcatgtttgttcatgtttgttcaGTTTTCATGGACATTTCCACCGATTGTCTTTCGCCATTAAAACATGCAAGAAATTGCATGATGCTTGTTCTTCTGGTCTTCCCACTTGTAGGGAAAATTAAAGTAATTGTTTACTGAACTTTTCAAGGAACGATGTATTAAAGTCAGTATGAGAGTGTGACCAATCACAGCCACTGTACTGATATTCAGATCAACAGCACTCTTACTCATGTGATCTGGACTAAATACTGGAAACATGATGAAAGCAGAAGATCCAGACCTACAGGAGTGACAATTACTGACTATTGACCGGTAAGATCCTCAGAGAGTCAGAAAAATTGAAGAATGgaaagagtgtgtgagtgaaggTGGTTTTGAATGTGCGTAGATGTGTGTTAGTTACAGGATCAGAGAATGACACCGTTCCTCTGTCATAGTCCAGATTCACTCTCACTCGATCAAGCTTCTGTTTAAACCGACTGCGCCCCACACCCCAGACATCAGTGTTAAAGAAAACACGTCCCTTCCTCTGGTTTGATGCTGTAGTTACTCCAAGACTCCACTCTGAACTCTCTTTAACCTCCACATCCCAGCAGTGTGTTCCTGAGTTAAATCCCTCTGAACCCAGAACACATTGATAATAGTCAAATCTCTCTGGATTATCAGGAAGAGATTGATCGTTCCCGCTGAATCCCACACTGGTCAGATCATCAGACAGGATGAGACCTGGATAAGCCGTGTTTGGGTCCAGAATGACAGGAGCTGATGAGACACAATCAACAGATGCTTTTATTCTGATGTTCATATAATGATCAAGAGTGAACCAACACAgattattatgaattatgacACTGTTGATCAAACACACTTTCCTCTGATCACTGTCAGTGCTGTTATTAGTTTCACACTCATTTTATCACCAACTGCAAACATTAAATGTGTGATTCAGACATTTGTGTCCATCAATTAAAATCACaataaatcaatgagatctGATGAGATTTATGCTGTAGATGAAAaactgtaagtgtgtgtgtcagGTTAAGTgtctttaatatttattttggttttaattatttgtttccATTTCAATGGTTGTCTATTTCAAATGGGAAGACACACCCACTGGCGTGGAGCTGTGTGTTTACATTAAGCACACCTGTGCCGCACAATTCCTGAGCTGTGTTAGTGGCTTTATGTAACCCCGGGTTACTTTATTCAAGGTTAtgtaaatttattattttaatttattttattttggggAAAATGGGGAAATGCAGAATTGTGcgcttgttttattattaaacgAAAGTGTACATGTTCAGACATATCCAGGCCTGTAAGATGTTCAGTTTAACGTCATTGGTTGAAAAAACAGCTTGATTCCGCCTCACGTCAGTTATTGCAACTGTAATTGGTCAGTGCTCATGTCAATCAAGGAGGGTAGGAGAGAGAGGGGAGTTGGAGAAGAAGTGCGTAGTTGATGTTGTCGGCATGATAACAGAGAGCGCGccgatttatttgtttaaaaaataatctgaaCTGCATTATTTGAGTGTTAAGCCGCACAGTATTCTGTTGTGAAGTCAACACGACAACACACTAaagtcaaatcaacttaattcgGAAGATCTGTTGGTTTAATGCTTGAACGTCATTGCAGTGAATTGAATTATTCAGGGTCCCGGTGAGAGACTTTAATCAAGTTCATCACGTATATTGGCGAATATATGAGCACCAAGGTGGTCTAAACGATTGCTAAGAACTTTTATTGCATCGACTGACAGTCGCTGAGGAGGAATCCAGATAGCGCTCCTAATCGCCGAGTGGTTAGGAGTTCCTCTGGCAACGCGGGAGCATCACGCATTTTCCTGGCTGACGACAGCTTCACATGGATGGATCTGACGGGTGACGGAAATCGCTAACTTTTGCCAAGCTCACTCAGGTACATttcgtttattttatttgtgctcTCATCGAGCGAAGCGGCCAGTTTGCATTTTACTCGGCCTCAACGCACACAAGCGACGTTTCAGGCCTGCAACTAAGGGGGTTTgttcgtttgtgtgtgtgcgcgcgcatgTGGTGGGCCCAcaataagtgttttttttttcctgttgaaCGATTTGATGGTTTAACATTGATTGCTTTGAGTCATTGGATATTACAGGATTACAGTTTGTATTTCTGATTGAAGTTTGtttacatttctttatttttgtacaAAGTATTTGAATATATAACACTGGTATATTGGGTTACActaagtgaaacacaagttagTGCCTCTGGTGTAGAAGAAGTGAAGGTTAATCTAAAGCGTGATTCATTGAAAAACCTTATTTTGACAGGAGTTTTAACCCTTAagtgtagggctgcacgattaatcgcatgctattctcacgcgcatttcgtcagtaaagccggttccctgattaccgctaaatcgccatcacctgtttttaaacggagcgccttttaatagacggagccgtagttcacggacaagccacgcaatatcgcgttcattatcgcaggcgattcatctgcgatatgaacgcgatattgcgtggcttttcagtgatctacggctctgtctattaaatgccgcttcatttgaaagcaggtgatggcgatttagcggtaatcagggaaccggctttactgacgaaatgcgcgtgagaatagcatgcgattaatcgtgcagccctacttaaGTGTCAGTTGATGTGCACAAGAAAGCCAATCAAGAACTGTATTTGAAAATACTGATTTATTTAGAAGTTGATTGAGCTGATTGTATTCATATTCAGTTGGGTCAATTTTGTTAactcatttttattgttttaataaatcCATTGTTTATTTCAGCAATATAGAGTGATCACTTGCATAGATAAATAGTTGTACCTAGTGACAAATACTTTATAGAGAGATAACTTTCGTTTAGTAAAGAGCAGTTGTATAAATCAAGGATAAAAGATCAAGAGATCACGTCGAGAGACACAAGTAAAAGAATCCGGTTTCTAGCGCCAATAATTCTAAAAGGGTTGATACACCTAGGACAATAGAGGGCGCTACATTTATAAAAAGCATATCCAAGTGGGGCGCTTTGATTCTTCTCCTGTGTGCATGTTGTGTGGGCAGAAAAGGTCTTTCGGCTTATATTTTCCTGACGCATTCTCCTGGGATGTGTGTATGAAGTGACGAGCACAGATCTGTTTTATAAACCTGTTTCATATTGCTGGTTCACCGTCTTGTGGAACGACTGTGTGGATGTTGCGGTTGTGAACCGCAGATTTACAGAGTGTTTTTAAGATTATTCTGCCCAACTGTACGATATATTTGAGTAAGCACTTGGACATTTGTCTTTGGTgcaagtatattaaaataacatgctTTGTATTCTTGTTCAGTGAAGCAGTTTGGAcgattttcaaatattaatcGTTAAATACCTATTGCGttttggctgtttttttttttttttttctctttctttttatttttgtttgtacaaGTGCCTGTTACCATATATATCCACATGTGACTATCTGATGAGCTATTTTGAGGCTTAATAGAAGGGGGAgatatatttgatatatatttgtcttttttttttttttttggttttgtcttttgtttttggtttATCACTTGCTTTAAGAATTATGCACTGATTTGCTGTGTGGTTTGTCCCTTCTGTTAAAATGGATTTAATATAGTCTCTATTAATCTATTAATTGTGGATAAATAACTGgtaaatggttttttttttttttttttttttttaagaacattttagagtaaatgatttaaaaataaatttgtacTATTTTGTAAAGTCACGTCTCTGTCTTTAATCCCATCCAAACCAGCAGGGTCCTTCATATTATTGTAATTTCttttagtttaattattttGGGGTTTTATCTTATTTTCCAGGGTGAAGAAATATCCTAGGTGGCGTAGTCGGGTTTTTCTTTCAATACTTTTAGCCAAAGGTTACATCTGTCTGATCTTCAGCAGCATCTGATCATCTTCTTTTATTGCCTCTTACAGTCTTTAttggtttaaaataatttattcttaCTGTCTGTTGTTTTCAACTAACTAATTATGTTGGCTTGAGAAATTATTATGattctgaaataaaaatttttaATTATAACTCTTCCTAACAACCACCAAACTCAAACCCTCAGACTGACTCGGGATACTTTATCTTTTATATctgatcagacttacggttttcctaaaaatcccACAGACTGTCATTGACAGAAAGTTCAAATGAGACAAAACTGTTCAAACTCCAactgacaaaaatacaaatctaAACTAACAGAATCCCATTAGACTCATTTAGACTgccattctatctatctatctatctatcatgaaGCACCTCTAACTCTCCACCCCTCCATCATTTCCAGCTCAGATCTTCTGCAGTCAGACTCACTGTTTTGGACGATGTCCTGCATCTTCTTCCAGACTCTGAACGGCAGGTTGCCCAAGTAACGTGGCACATGAATCAAAGCTCCAGAAGCCATCTGTGGATCCGGCCGTGATCTCTGGACTCTGGAAGAACATTCAGGAGTCAGAACTGCAGTGGCTTTGGATCAGAACCAGAGAGACCAGAGACAGGAGCAGATCACTCACCTTTCCTTTGAGACTGGAAACTCCTGCAGAACAAACACACCATTTATCATCAATAACTCAATCAATGAACCAATGATCAACCAATGATCTGAAATCAGACCTTCAGAAAGCAGACGTCACTGGCTTTCATCATCTCCTCCATGTCTTTGATTGTGTGTGAAAGAGCTGAGATGTGTCTGTTCATCTCCTCCAGCTTCTCCTTCATCATCTGCTTCTTCTGCTCCCCTTCCTCCCTCAGTGCAGTGATTGTAGCTTCTTCTTCATCTCTGAGAAACTGATGAAGCTTCTCAAACTGCTGTTTAATCTGACGCTCTGTGTGCTCAGCTTGAGACTGAAATCAGATCACATTCACTTCAATCATCTCAAAGACCAACTGATTCTGGAGCAGCATGAagagtgagtgagtaaatgtgggttagttgtgtgtgtgtgtgtgtgtgttttacacaagaatgtttatacatttttactgAAGATGAGAAATGATTTGATATTTCTTTCGTTATAAGATCGACAGAATTGTGGATCTTATAACGAAAGAAATATCAAATCATTTCTCATCTTcagtaaaaatgtataaacattcTTGTGTAAAACCATACATGTTTCAGTGTTGTAATAGTAACTTTGAAACCTTTTCACATCTGTTGGCTAATACACCTGATGTTGTTGTGATTAATGAGGAGTCTAGAGAAGTGTTTGTTTTGGAGGTTGCTTGCACTTTTGACTCCAGTATGGAGGAAGCTTTtataactaaagtagttaagtACCAACCACTTCTAAACATCATTTCAGAGGTAGGTTATCGGGCccgattatttgtttttatatttggcAGCTTAGGACATACACACAGGCTGGTAGTCAAGGGGCTTCAACAGCTTGGGATGCCCAAAAAAAGGGCTAAGCGGTTAGCAAGGTACTGTGCTCTGTCTGCTATTATAGGCAGCCGCCATATTTGGCGGAGGCGTTGTTACTTATACCCATAAAAACTGAGTTATGCTTAATATTGTGATGATCTGCTGTATGCCACTGGTCCATGATTTCTTGTACATGTATTTGACTGCACCTATACTATTTATGTCCCTGTGGATTATTTCTTTTAAGTGGATTTAAATAAATTGTCAAAATGTTCCAGTCAATAAAGGAACATGTAATTATATCACACAAATCAGTTCAGCTCTTCTAAACAAACTCTTGAATATGTCAAAAGAATCAGTCCTCACCTTGATGTGTTGAACTGTTTTCTCAAACTCTCCTTTAATGTTTTCATTGTGTTTAAGTTTCTCTTGTAAGGACTTCAGTGCTGTATTGAGATCCTCCTAGAATTTAAAGTGAAAATCTATAAGACACCAGAGATTTCTGTAATATGTTCATATATGTAATACATAAGCTGAAACAAGTGTTTATCCGTCTTACCTTATATGATGAAACCACTTCACCGATGGGTCTGAATTTATGATTGTCGTGTTGTTTTGAATCTCTGCACACTAAACACACAGGCTGTTTGTCCTCCAGACAGAAGAGTTTGAGTTTCTCACTGTGTAAACTGCAGATCTCCTCAGATCCTGATGAACGCCTCTCATTTCTCTCCTTCAGGAACGACTCACACAAGTTCTTTAATGCGAGATTAACTGGAGGTTCAAGTTTTGATGATCTTCTCCTGCAGACAGGACACTCCtgaattttcttgattttccaGAACTGTTGAAGACACTCTTTACAGAAACTGTGACTACATGACAGAAGAACAGGAACACTGAAGATTTCATGACACACGGGACAAATATAATCATCTTCAGCTAGTGAAGCCATTTTGAGCTCCTGCAGTCTAaactttactttcactttctgaaTGATGGTTTCAAAAATGAATAACCACAAAGATCTGCTGTCTGTTCAGAAACAAACTTCTCAAATCCTTCTTGAAAGTTTTTCTCTTTGTTCTTCATTGATAGCCGATTATTTTATGCTTTTGTcgagataaagtcagtatgACAGAAAGGAGAAATAACAAGTCAGTCTCTTCCTGGTAAGTGTTGTGAGAGGGTGGAGATTCTGATCATGTGGGTATGTTTAAACAGGGCAAAGTACAATAAAAGGATTTTTTCCAAGTACAGGTCTCTGCAGGACATTAATGATTGATGGGCAAAAGGTAATTTTTGAGAGCGTTACCTGATTTGCCCACGTCAGAGTGTGGGtagggtttaggggtggggtcgGGTGAATGGGTTTGTTTTCACTGCATGACATATAAACACCCACCAGTTTTGAAAACAcccacaaatacagaaacgcccACTTTTGTTCTGCAGAGACCTCATACTCATTTTTTCAGgttaaatttaaacaaaatgcattGAAAATATCAAGTATAATGCTGTAAAACCTGAAGTTCCAGTGATAAACACACGTCTGATCATGTTGCTGATTGTCAGTGTTTGGAGATGTGAGCAGAGAAACCTGAAAACTGTACTCAagtaaaaaagtatttaaataaatattttttcacccagaagtgaaagtaaaaatgttaataattgcttgagtaagagtaaaaaaaagtaTCCAATGACTGATCAAGTAACAAGTCACTAGTTACCTCAGATTTGATTCAGATCAAGAAAGATAATAATGAAGGTGAATCAGTGAAGCATGTTTAACAGTATGAATGTTTTCTCCCTATAATGTCCAAGTGTGAGAGACTGTGTCAAAATATtgctgtaattaaaaaaaaccttacaATGCCATCTGTTTGTAAGTAGATAAACATCAACATAAATATCATTTTAGCCATTTATCACAGTACAGACATAATAAATGTGATAAAAGTATTGACAGTGACATTTAGCTccagataaatgttttttttttttttttctgcttcagTTGTGTTGATTCACATTGTTTCTAGATTATTGTTCGGAGAGATCAgacacattttaagtaattgcaaaaagctttaaaaatcaactatatcacaaaaaaaagaaaatttcacTTATGTTGTCAGCACGTGAATGAACAGTATTCAGTTAAAATCACTCTATCATTCTGAATGGATTATTAGAGAATAGTGATTGCTATAACAGGAGTGAAGAAGTGCTTTCAATCATTGTGTTCTTGTGTTAGCAATGGTTCCTCCAAAGAAAGACATGTAGCCATCATCACTTCCCATCAAAATAGCCTCACATGCAAGGAAATTGCTGCAATGATTACTGCACCTGAAAGAACCATTTATCCGGATCATGAAGAACTTCCAGGAAAGAGACTGaacctcagtgaagaaggcttCAGGACGTCCCAGCACCAGGACCATCAGCTACAGAATCGAGTCTCCACCAGTGGAAAGGTACTCAATGTTGGCAGCAGGTCATGTGATGCATTTGACACACAGTGAGGTCAAGACTTTTGGACAACAGTACCATGAGTCCTGTGTCGAGCCAACAGTAAATCATCCAGAGTCAACACTGTAAATATTCACTCTTTATATATATTGAATGTTTTTGCCAATAAAAGCCTTTAATATCAATTAAATGCTTATCATTGTTTTCCAGTGTACCATAGAAACGTGAAGAAATTATCtacaaatatttgaaaatatatttcagtcCACAAGACAGTGATAATTGATCCTTGACCtataatcatatttttatcattattttattaccattgCTGGCACTCTTTTTTTCTTcctgtctttttaaaaaaaaggaaaaactgctTTTATTGTGTGTATTGATGGTTTGGTAATATCATaccaataaattacattatttatttacattttcagtattaaaggtgccctcgaatgaaaaattgaatcaTCAGaattatcttggcatagtcaaataacaagagttcagtacatggaaatgacatacagtgagtctcaaactccattgtttcctccttcttgtgtaaatctcatttgtttaaaagacctccgaagaacaggcaaatctcaacataataccgactgttacgtaacagtcgggatcattaatatgtacgcccccaatatttgcatatgccagcccatgttcccgacattatgaaaggcattacacaagggcagccagtattaacgtctggatctgtgcacagctgaatcatcagactaggtaagcaagcaagaacaatggcgaaaaatggcagatggagcaataataactgacatgatccatgataacatgatatttgttgtgatatttgtaaattgtctttctaaatgttttgttagcatgttgctaatgtacttgGTTAAAGTTgtatgtggttaaagttaccatcgtttattactgtattcacggagacaagagccgtcgctattttcatttttaaacacttgcagtctgtataattcataaacacaacttcattctttataaatctctccaacagtgtagcattagccgttagccacggagcacagcctcaaattcattcagaatcaaatgtaaacaatataacagtatacaatactcacataatccgacgcatgcatgccgcatgcatgacgaacactttgtaaagatccatttgagggttatattagctgtgtgaactttgtttatgcactgttcaaggcaagcgcgagctccgtgggcatggagcacgagaattaaagggccagtagccctgaatcggctcatttataatgatgccccaaaataggcagttaaaaaaatgaatttaaaaaaatctatggggtattttgagctgaaacttcacagacacattcaggggacaccttagacttatattacatgtaacgatgtagcggttattaatcaatttatgggtggaatatgaatataataattcataaggttttatgaattattatgcacatattgacccaagggggaattaaacatatatggttaattaattacaacgaattataatcaattacatatatgattagttctggtttaataattatttagagaaactgttcgtttgtccagcaaactaagtccctcacagaatattataaacggagttattctctggccatgaaaataacttgctattATAGCAACAAAGCATAAAGcaatcgaaaaacgttaaagtgacttggtcttcagttgaaagaacaaacagaacaatcgagcatgaattaagtgtttaatatatgcagcTATGACTACAGAGATTATACGTCTAAAATATATACAGAaggtatacacatatatatacacaagggtgaaaatgaagaaaagacaggaaaagaaagatgatcaaagaatggcaaattacacagtCAAACCTTTTTGAGaaagccagcacagaaatcagtttaaacaaatttcagGTAAATTCtaatacttgcttattggttCAAGTCCGGGTGTAGCAGTTTCAATGCGCCTGGCTGGgttggtcctttccgagagggtttctccgTGGAGGTTTTCAAAACAAGGTTTAAACTGAAGAGTAACTTAGCCgaagagagagaagagagagagagtctaaGGAAGTGGTCCTCCTGAGCTGCGCGCGTGGTTGGGAAGCGCGGTCACCTGAGGCGTCCGGAGAGAGGTGCACGAGACGATCGGGAGACAACCGGGAGAACCAAGGAGAAGGTGTGTgtcgttgtttttatggaaacccaagctaacacacctcctgacttgtagcggccaatagatgcgcagcactatttggcgggcaaagttccttTGTTTGGTCTCCTAGACGAATTTACATACTTAATGACTATCAGATCGGATTTCGAGATCGAGTGCTTTCTTcgcagtatcattaaacacatagaaaaatgcatatgtcagctgtgtgacatacctcagtgaatagctcgagtccggagctttacggagagatcaaactcgatacatcagaaatgcatataaaagaagttatggtttacagacagaattctatcattaaaatgcacactagcacaaatacactaatttaaacactaggaaacatgcatacgctTCAAAATACAGGATGGGTATATGTTGGCATAATTGTATCTTACATACTGTAACGGTGACCGCCCCGATTTAACTTAAAGCATTAAAGTTTCAATTGTTCGGGCGCCAGACAAGTCAAAATTtgtcaagaaaaaaataataattttagtttcCCGGTACAGCTCATAAACCAccgatacaaaaaaaaaaaaacgccattCAAAATGGCTTAAATGACAGTCACTGAATGAAGGCTTTCAGATCAagataaatgttatttaaagggggGGGGGAACAAGACAGTTACTCAATTCATTTTTCAACAGAATTTGTATATTTCTTTTGTCAGTAACAACCAAAATACCAAAAAACATTCTGTGATTCACATTGCATAATTCACAATcgatttttctttccttttaaccagttttcacagaaaattaCTAAATTTCAAACAAccacaatataaaacaaaaaaaacaaaaacaaaaacagaccagCGATCATCTCGTTCAGTGTATTTGTAGTGAGGAAGCGAGCGTGtttgcgtgcgtgtgtgtgtgtgtgtgttgctatGGTTGCTGGCTGCGTAACGGCCACACTACTGGACGGAGAGCCCTGGAAGTAGTTTGGGGATTTCAATGCGAATACCTGGGCAGGCGAGACAAACTTGGGTTACGATGCACCCGGCAGATGAACCATTCCGGAGATCAATTCCGCCGTCACTCTGCGATCGCGTCCGGTTGCCAAGGAACAGGTTAGGCGATTTCCCGTGAGGTTAGAAGATGTCGGAGTCAACCCATGCGAATACCTGTAGTAGGCGAGTCAAACTGGGAGGTAGCTGGAGGTATGTTGCACCAGGAAGGCAAACAGTGCAGAGCTCAGTTCCTGACGTCACTTTAGGATTGCACCCGGTCAGCGCACAGAAAATCCAGCAACAACAATGGCAGGCCTTCGGTTCAGGTAGCATGTGTCCCACTTCAGTAACCAACacgtttctttctctcttttttttttctctttttaccTGTCTTCCTTCCGTTTCCCCTTCCTTTTATACCATTTCCTCTTTACTTCCTGATTGATCATTTCCGCCCATTTTGGAAAAGTaatttgtatgcattttttttcctgttttcttttcagttCGCCACACTCTCCCCCCCTGGAAAAGACAATCCCCGTTGGTTAAAAAGGGAGTATTGTCAGAAGCCAAGAAACTCCTCATCCTCGTCAGTAGATTCATGGAAAATTTCCAAAAGTTTGGATTTTTCCAGATGATTTAACTCCTCAGCGGTGGGAAAACATGGCTTCAGATTACACACATGAGCGGTACGCACATCCTCACCAGTGTCTTCCAATGCCACACGATAGTTTACTGGTCCCAGCTGTTTTATTATTCGATAGGGACCTTTCCATTTGTTGGCAAGTTTAGCACTAAAATGGTGAAGTGCACTTGACTGTGGAAAATGTCTCAGCCATACCCGATCTCTTTCGTTATAGGTGACATCTCTTCGGGTTTTGTTGTAGCTACGGAGTTGTCTTACAGAGGCTTTCTTGATGCATTCTTTGGCTCTAGCTTGCAACTTAGCCAGATGTTCTGTGACATCGTAAGATGGAGCAGTAGGAGAAAGATTTTGCCCATGGAGCAGCTTGTCCATTGGTCCCTGTAACTTCCTCCCTAGGTGAAGCTCGGCTGGAGACATACCAATGGTTTCTTGTACCGCTGAATTGATGGCAAACCGTAGCTCAGGTAAGTGTTGGTCCCACCTTTTATGGTTATCATCCACGTATGCTGAAATCATCTGTTTTAACGTTCTGTTTACTCGTTCTGTTAAGTTTGTCTGTGGATGGTACGTGGTAGTCATTTTCTGGGTGACTTTCCATTTTGCACAGATGTCTTGAAAGACGGCAGACATAAACTGCGTACCCCGATCAGACAGGATGAAATCAGGTACCCCCCAACGAGTGAGGATGTCTTCTCTGAGATGGGCAGCAACAGTTTGAGCAGTGGCCTTTCTCAAGGGGAATAACTCAACCCATCGGGAATAATAATCCACGAACACTAGTAGATATTCATACCTTTGGGGGCTGCGAGGCAGAGGACCCATGATATCTACTCCCAACATCTCATTTGGGTGAGTGGTGGTGGTCTGTTGAATTTTGCCAGCAGGTTTGCGGTTTTCACTTTTCAAGGTTTGACATTTTATACACCTTTTCACATGCTGTTTGACAGATGTCCACATGGCTGGCCAGAAGGCAACCTGGTGTACTCTCTGGTAAGTTTTGTAAATTCCCAAATGACCACTTAAGGGATGGGCATGATAATGTTGTAGAATGGTTTGGATAAGGGTGGCAGGAACATAGATTCTATAGTGCACTTGTCCATTTGTCAGATGAGTTCGGTGATATAATTGGTCTTCAATTACTTCGTATTGGTCTTGCACAGAAGAATCATTTTCTGCTAGTGACTGAAATATCTTACTAATTTCTGGATCTTTGTGTTGTTCTTCCCAGAGGTCTACTGCTGAAATTGGAAATCCAGGTTCCTCCTTCTGAGTGGAGTACAGGTGGCATCCAGGTGCAGAGTGGATACGAGATAAAGCATCTG is a genomic window of Chanodichthys erythropterus isolate Z2021 chromosome 14, ASM2448905v1, whole genome shotgun sequence containing:
- the LOC137036096 gene encoding nuclear factor 7, ovary-like, whose product is MASLAEDDYICPVCHEIFSVPVLLSCSHSFCKECLQQFWKIKKIQECPVCRRRSSKLEPPVNLALKNLCESFLKERNERRSSGSEEICSLHSEKLKLFCLEDKQPVCLVCRDSKQHDNHKFRPIGEVVSSYKEDLNTALKSLQEKLKHNENIKGEFEKTVQHIKSQAEHTERQIKQQFEKLHQFLRDEEEATITALREEGEQKKQMMKEKLEEMNRHISALSHTIKDMEEMMKASDVCFLKEFPVSKERVQRSRPDPQMASGALIHVPRYLGNLPFRVWKKMQDIVQNTPVILDPNTAYPGLILSDDLTSVGFSGNDQSLPDNPERFDYYQCVLGSEGFNSGTHCWDVEVKESSEWSLGVTTASNQRKGRVFFNTDVWGVGRSRFKQKLDRVRVNLDYDRGTVSFSDPVTNTHLRTFKTTFTHTLFPFFNFSDSLRILPVNSQ